In a genomic window of Hymenobacter chitinivorans DSM 11115:
- a CDS encoding RNA polymerase sigma factor translates to MLPISEDVLVQRLYARDETAMTLFYDKYGRVLYNVILRIVRNEVMAEDVLQESMVKIWYSFASYTASRGRLFTWALNVCRNAAIDQLRTRQYHEGQQTQPLETSQSCYQMATSGFQPEHVGLRELVMGLKPNDRKIIDLLYFGGFTQAEVADELQVPLGTVKTRARAAMHALAKAAR, encoded by the coding sequence ATGCTACCCATTAGCGAAGATGTATTAGTGCAGCGTCTCTACGCCCGGGATGAAACCGCCATGACCCTGTTTTATGACAAATACGGCCGGGTTCTTTATAACGTGATTCTGCGCATCGTGCGCAACGAGGTAATGGCCGAGGACGTGCTGCAGGAGAGCATGGTCAAGATCTGGTATTCTTTTGCCTCTTATACCGCCTCGCGCGGCCGCCTCTTTACCTGGGCCCTGAATGTGTGCCGCAACGCCGCCATCGACCAGCTGCGCACCCGCCAGTACCACGAAGGCCAGCAAACCCAGCCCCTCGAAACCAGCCAATCCTGCTACCAGATGGCCACCTCCGGCTTTCAGCCCGAGCACGTAGGCTTGCGGGAGCTGGTGATGGGGCTGAAGCCGAACGACCGAAAAATTATAGATCTGCTCTATTTCGGGGGCTTCACCCAGGCCGAAGTGGCCGATGAGCTGCAAGTGCCCCTGGGCACGGTCAAGACCCGGGCCCGGGCGGCCATGCACGCCCTGGCGAAGGCAGCCCGCTAA
- a CDS encoding DUF6268 family outer membrane beta-barrel protein, with protein sequence MKTRYVLPVSAALRRLLLSAGFGSLTLTALGQVTPTTPVYPPPAPTAADTSSTGSSDAQQFATPSVVGMGPSKGLIFHYERVPRFNVASTGQAVGLSDYNTDATKNARLVIKGYIPMLNHPHLKLILGVNYEREEFKFSSQPTGYELYDNIENKGLKTLGAQLAVIRPVNDVNWYIFRVKGELSGDYTSSELNVSDYLRVSSEFLYGWKRSPTFSWGVGVQLGYTFGRFSPYPALLYNRTFNNRWGIEALFPARVTARYNASPRSLFFAGYSVDGLNYIVKLRTPLRHENATLNSLELRETEVKFRVRWEREIYDFLWFGLEGGYRYNYAFDAFDRTNDNRIKIIDSKLASAPYASFELFIVPPRKFLKR encoded by the coding sequence ATGAAGACTCGCTACGTTCTGCCGGTTTCCGCCGCCCTTCGTCGTTTATTACTCTCGGCCGGCTTCGGCAGCCTCACCCTAACGGCCCTGGGCCAGGTTACGCCCACCACGCCCGTCTACCCGCCGCCCGCCCCCACGGCCGCTGATACCAGCTCCACGGGCTCCTCCGATGCCCAGCAGTTTGCCACGCCTTCAGTGGTGGGCATGGGCCCCAGCAAGGGCCTGATTTTTCACTACGAACGGGTACCGCGCTTTAATGTGGCCTCCACCGGTCAGGCCGTCGGCCTGAGCGACTACAACACGGATGCCACCAAAAATGCCCGCTTGGTTATCAAGGGCTATATCCCGATGCTCAACCACCCCCACCTGAAGCTGATTCTGGGCGTGAACTACGAGCGGGAAGAGTTTAAATTCAGCAGCCAGCCCACCGGCTACGAGCTCTACGACAACATCGAAAACAAGGGCCTCAAAACCCTGGGGGCCCAGTTGGCCGTCATCCGGCCGGTAAACGACGTGAACTGGTACATCTTCCGGGTGAAAGGCGAGCTGAGCGGCGACTATACCTCTTCCGAGCTCAACGTATCAGACTACCTGCGCGTGTCGTCGGAGTTTTTGTACGGCTGGAAGCGCAGTCCTACGTTCTCGTGGGGCGTGGGCGTGCAGCTGGGCTACACCTTCGGGCGCTTCAGTCCGTATCCGGCCCTGCTCTACAACCGCACCTTCAACAACCGCTGGGGTATCGAGGCCCTGTTTCCGGCCCGCGTCACGGCCCGCTACAACGCCTCGCCCCGGTCCCTGTTTTTTGCCGGCTACTCCGTCGATGGCCTCAACTATATCGTGAAGCTGCGCACGCCGCTACGCCACGAAAACGCCACGCTCAACTCCCTGGAGCTGCGCGAAACGGAAGTGAAGTTCCGGGTCCGCTGGGAGCGGGAAATCTACGACTTCCTCTGGTTTGGCCTGGAAGGCGGCTACCGCTACAACTACGCCTTCGACGCCTTCGACCGGACCAATGACAACCGCATCAAAATCATCGACAGCAAGCTGGCCAGCGCGCCCTACGCCAGTTTCGAGCTGTTTATCGTGCCCCCGCGCAAGTTCCTGAAGCGGTAG
- a CDS encoding phage tail protein — MDEAFIGSIVLFAGNFAPKNWAFCDGSLLSIAQNSALYSILGTTYGGNGQTTFALPDLRSRVPVHANNGQAGPGQQAVQLGEVAGTRNVTLLAAQMPAHTHVQQVATQAATTSAPSATVVPGTPNGVTSGSEESVAINNMVAASGATLVPLAPTAIGVAGGSQPVSVMQPYLGLNYIICLFGIYPSRN, encoded by the coding sequence ATGGACGAAGCCTTCATCGGTTCCATCGTATTGTTTGCCGGCAATTTCGCCCCCAAGAACTGGGCCTTTTGCGACGGTTCACTGCTGAGCATCGCGCAAAACTCGGCTCTGTATTCAATTTTGGGCACTACCTATGGCGGCAACGGCCAAACCACGTTTGCCCTGCCTGATCTGCGCAGCCGCGTACCGGTACACGCTAACAACGGTCAGGCCGGCCCCGGCCAGCAGGCAGTGCAACTGGGCGAAGTAGCCGGCACCCGCAACGTGACCTTGCTTGCCGCACAGATGCCCGCTCACACGCACGTGCAACAAGTGGCTACGCAGGCCGCTACGACCAGCGCCCCGAGCGCCACCGTAGTGCCGGGCACCCCAAATGGCGTAACGAGCGGCAGTGAGGAATCGGTTGCTATTAACAATATGGTGGCGGCCTCCGGGGCTACCCTTGTACCCCTGGCGCCCACTGCCATTGGTGTTGCGGGTGGCAGCCAACCGGTGAGTGTGATGCAGCCTTACCTGGGCCTGAACTACATCATCTGCCTGTTCGGTATTTACCCGAGCCGTAACTAA
- a CDS encoding DUF2652 domain-containing protein has protein sequence MGLLDDMRAARRAAGRRPTAPAAADAADGMVPALLFIPDISGFTRFIQESGSVLAPQLIADLLEILVEANTLNMEVSEIQGDAILFYRLGPPPTVQEVVTQCRRIFLDFQNYVRLVERDLDSELSAALRSHDLTIKIIVHFGRVSVAQIRQFTKLMGRDVIVVHRLLKNNVTGNEYILLSDGYLETQPAADVARSFGWTRLLRGTCLYDYLGEICYRYAYLSPLRLLLNDAGEGVTHRGGDGSALKVMSTVRVPAAYALRVLSNFRLRAHWMPGVSEVQYDLTKAGRLGTSYKVKLNRGQIDFQTVQRFEDADRIEYVEKISLFRLFPNSFLFCFIEAVDARSCLVTLEFRYGYIASPRPLIRFGQRQRMRRFMGQSSRQFATLCERMQRAGRES, from the coding sequence ATGGGTTTATTGGATGACATGCGCGCCGCCCGCCGGGCCGCCGGCCGCCGGCCTACTGCCCCCGCCGCGGCCGACGCGGCTGACGGCATGGTGCCCGCGCTGCTCTTCATTCCCGATATCAGCGGCTTTACCCGCTTTATTCAGGAGTCGGGGAGCGTGCTGGCGCCCCAGCTCATTGCCGACCTGCTCGAAATTCTGGTGGAAGCCAATACGCTAAACATGGAGGTGAGCGAAATTCAGGGCGACGCCATCCTGTTTTACCGGCTGGGCCCGCCGCCTACGGTGCAGGAAGTCGTGACCCAATGCCGCCGCATCTTCCTCGACTTCCAGAACTACGTGCGCCTGGTGGAGCGCGACCTGGATTCGGAGCTGAGCGCCGCCCTGCGCAGCCACGATCTGACCATTAAGATCATCGTGCACTTCGGCCGGGTCAGCGTGGCCCAGATCCGGCAGTTTACCAAGCTCATGGGGCGCGACGTCATCGTGGTGCACCGGCTGCTCAAGAACAACGTGACCGGCAACGAGTACATCCTGCTCTCCGATGGCTACCTCGAAACCCAGCCCGCCGCCGACGTGGCCCGCAGCTTTGGCTGGACCCGCCTGCTGCGCGGCACCTGCCTCTACGACTACCTGGGCGAAATCTGCTACCGGTACGCCTACCTTTCGCCCCTGCGCCTGCTGCTCAACGATGCCGGGGAAGGCGTCACGCACCGGGGAGGGGATGGCAGCGCCCTGAAAGTGATGAGCACGGTGCGGGTGCCAGCGGCCTACGCGCTGCGGGTGCTGAGCAACTTCCGGCTGCGGGCCCACTGGATGCCGGGCGTGAGCGAGGTGCAATACGACCTGACCAAAGCCGGCCGCCTGGGCACCAGCTACAAGGTGAAGCTCAACCGCGGGCAGATTGACTTCCAGACCGTGCAGCGCTTTGAAGATGCCGACCGGATTGAATACGTGGAGAAAATTTCGCTGTTCCGGCTGTTTCCCAACTCCTTTCTGTTCTGCTTTATCGAGGCCGTGGATGCGCGCTCCTGCCTGGTGACCCTGGAATTCCGCTACGGCTACATTGCCAGCCCCCGCCCCCTGATCCGCTTCGGGCAGCGGCAGCGCATGCGCCGGTTTATGGGCCAGTCCAGCCGGCAGTTTGCCACGCTCTGCGAACGGATGCAGCGTGCCGGCCGGGAAAGCTAA
- a CDS encoding Pycsar system effector family protein: METTETLKPAKAEILKKAKAYITALFEEKLPKPLVYHSFKHTATTVKEAKALGEATELSPEDQEALVLAAWFHDAGYTEVYDGHEYRSMEIAEQWLQSQGYPADRIAVVKDTIKATHRDETAKTELQQLLVDADLSSMGKEEFFANGELLRAEWETVLGKSYNSVEWAETQLDFLLSSKFLTDAAKDRYKEQYKENIKDQRKLLKKTEKKKKKREQEEQGNFAEGKRGVETMFRTTYSNHIKLSDMADKKASMMISLNAVIMSVLITYLGAKTTSLGPSFTRNPILTVPMGILLATALGSVVSAILSAQPDVTSFKWLKKSPQVATNRRVNLLFFGNFTKLSLDDFQSGMTGLMRNKDNLYTNMVTDIYYLGEVLSRKYRLLRISYTIFMVGLILTALSFGIVLLYKS; this comes from the coding sequence ATGGAAACCACTGAGACTCTTAAACCGGCTAAAGCCGAAATCCTGAAGAAGGCCAAAGCGTACATTACGGCTCTTTTCGAGGAAAAACTCCCCAAGCCCCTCGTTTACCACTCCTTCAAGCATACGGCTACCACCGTCAAAGAGGCCAAAGCCCTGGGCGAAGCCACCGAGCTTAGCCCCGAAGACCAGGAGGCTCTGGTGCTGGCGGCCTGGTTTCACGACGCGGGCTACACCGAGGTATACGACGGCCACGAGTACCGCAGCATGGAAATAGCCGAGCAGTGGCTGCAAAGCCAGGGCTACCCCGCCGACCGGATTGCCGTTGTCAAGGACACGATAAAGGCCACCCACCGCGACGAAACGGCCAAAACCGAGCTCCAGCAGCTGCTCGTGGATGCCGACCTGAGCAGCATGGGCAAGGAAGAGTTCTTTGCCAACGGCGAACTACTGCGGGCCGAGTGGGAAACGGTGCTGGGCAAAAGCTACAACAGCGTGGAGTGGGCCGAAACCCAACTCGACTTCCTGCTCTCGTCCAAGTTTCTGACCGACGCGGCCAAAGACCGGTACAAGGAGCAGTACAAGGAAAACATCAAGGACCAGCGGAAGCTGCTCAAGAAAACCGAGAAGAAGAAGAAAAAGCGTGAGCAGGAAGAGCAGGGCAACTTTGCCGAGGGCAAGCGGGGGGTCGAAACGATGTTCCGGACCACCTACAGCAACCACATCAAGCTCTCGGACATGGCCGACAAGAAGGCCAGCATGATGATTAGCCTCAACGCGGTTATCATGTCGGTGCTCATCACCTACCTCGGCGCCAAAACCACGTCCCTGGGCCCGTCCTTCACCCGCAACCCGATTCTGACTGTGCCCATGGGCATTCTGCTGGCTACGGCCCTGGGCTCGGTGGTGTCGGCCATCCTCTCGGCCCAGCCCGACGTGACCAGCTTCAAGTGGCTCAAGAAAAGCCCCCAGGTGGCCACCAACCGCCGGGTGAATCTGCTTTTCTTCGGCAACTTCACCAAGCTCAGCCTCGACGACTTTCAGAGCGGGATGACCGGCCTGATGCGCAACAAGGACAACCTCTACACCAACATGGTGACGGACATTTACTACCTGGGCGAGGTCCTCTCGCGCAAGTACCGGCTGCTGCGCATCAGCTATACCATCTTCATGGTGGGCCTGATCCTGACGGCCCTCTCGTTTGGCATCGTGCTGCTCTACAAGTCGTAG
- a CDS encoding M13 family metallopeptidase translates to MKKSFTLFALLILPCALSIQAQQASLAPAQHSNLDQTTIDRTIKPGDGFYNYANGSWLKVNEIPANEASWGSSSMLQKQTRFQLQELLKATAAQKNQPGSDAQKLQNLYTSGMNTAVLDQLGVQPLQADLQRIDAISSPQGIAAEVTTQYATGLVRGTAPLFNLGHIADPIRNDVEIITLSQGGMGLPEKSYYSEASPKAVATREKYVAYLQQLFELSGTAKEAAQTKAAAVLALETRLALGARTATENRNIRKLLNYYTLDKVGKQFPLLGFGAMFQQLNIPSAKIIVAQPEFFTGLHKELTATPLATWKDYLKVRLLSNSSQYLSMPFLEANFAFYVTALTGRTQMRTRPEQMVLVADGMLGEMLGKVYVEKYFTADSKKRMDALVQNVVTTFAERIQANTWMTAPTKEKALQKLSTVKRKIAYPDQWRDYSALQIGPDYFSNIKAATVFSFHEGFNRVGKPVDRDLWTMTPPTLNAYYSPLNNEIVFPAGILLPPFFDPQADDAVNYGGIATVIGHEISHGFDDQGSHFNAQGRYKNWWTSADKKNFTARGVALTRQFNQYVALDTLHVNGKLTLGENIGDLCGVTVAYQAFKKTEQGKSTQLIDGLTPDQRFFLSYATIWRKKDRDEGLRTQVLTDSHSPARFRVDGPLSNLEAFYTAFNIKEGDALWRPVSDRVVIW, encoded by the coding sequence ATGAAGAAATCGTTTACGCTATTTGCGCTCCTGATTTTGCCTTGTGCTCTTTCCATACAAGCACAGCAAGCTTCCCTTGCGCCTGCTCAGCACTCTAATCTGGACCAGACCACCATTGACCGGACGATAAAGCCAGGCGACGGCTTTTACAACTACGCGAACGGCAGCTGGCTCAAAGTCAACGAAATTCCCGCCAACGAAGCATCGTGGGGAAGCTCGTCGATGCTCCAGAAGCAAACTCGGTTTCAGTTGCAGGAGCTGCTGAAAGCCACTGCCGCCCAGAAAAACCAACCCGGCAGCGACGCGCAAAAGTTGCAGAATCTTTACACCAGCGGCATGAATACGGCGGTGCTCGACCAGCTGGGTGTGCAGCCCCTGCAGGCCGATCTGCAACGCATCGACGCCATCAGCAGCCCGCAGGGAATTGCGGCCGAAGTCACCACGCAGTACGCCACGGGGCTGGTCAGGGGCACGGCTCCCTTGTTTAACCTGGGCCACATTGCCGACCCGATCCGCAACGATGTCGAAATCATCACCCTGAGCCAGGGCGGCATGGGGCTACCCGAGAAGTCCTACTACTCCGAGGCTAGTCCGAAAGCCGTAGCTACCCGGGAAAAGTACGTGGCCTACCTGCAGCAGTTGTTCGAGCTTTCGGGCACGGCCAAGGAAGCTGCCCAAACAAAAGCGGCGGCCGTGCTGGCCCTCGAAACCCGCCTGGCGCTTGGGGCACGCACCGCCACGGAAAACCGCAACATCCGCAAGCTCCTGAACTATTACACGTTGGACAAAGTGGGTAAGCAATTCCCGCTGCTGGGGTTTGGCGCCATGTTTCAGCAGCTGAACATTCCCTCAGCCAAAATCATCGTGGCCCAACCCGAGTTCTTCACCGGGCTTCACAAAGAGCTAACCGCCACGCCCCTGGCCACCTGGAAGGATTACCTAAAGGTGCGCCTGCTGAGCAACTCGTCGCAGTACCTAAGCATGCCTTTTCTGGAAGCCAACTTCGCCTTCTATGTAACTGCCCTGACCGGCCGGACCCAGATGCGGACCCGCCCCGAGCAGATGGTGCTGGTGGCAGACGGGATGCTGGGGGAAATGCTGGGCAAAGTGTACGTGGAGAAGTATTTCACGGCCGACTCCAAGAAGCGGATGGACGCGCTGGTGCAAAACGTGGTGACCACCTTTGCCGAGCGCATCCAGGCCAACACGTGGATGACCGCCCCCACGAAAGAAAAAGCCCTCCAGAAACTTAGCACCGTTAAACGAAAGATTGCCTACCCCGATCAGTGGCGCGACTATTCCGCCCTGCAGATTGGCCCCGACTACTTCAGCAACATCAAAGCCGCGACGGTATTCTCGTTTCATGAAGGCTTTAACCGGGTCGGCAAGCCCGTCGACCGCGACCTGTGGACGATGACGCCGCCCACGCTGAATGCGTATTACAGCCCGCTGAACAACGAAATTGTGTTTCCCGCCGGTATTCTGCTCCCGCCCTTCTTCGACCCGCAGGCCGATGACGCAGTCAATTACGGGGGCATTGCCACGGTTATCGGCCATGAAATTAGCCACGGTTTCGACGACCAGGGCAGCCATTTCAACGCCCAGGGACGCTACAAAAACTGGTGGACCTCGGCCGACAAGAAGAACTTTACGGCTCGGGGCGTGGCCTTGACTAGGCAGTTCAACCAGTACGTGGCGCTTGATACGCTACACGTCAACGGCAAGCTCACGCTGGGCGAGAACATCGGCGACTTATGCGGCGTAACGGTTGCCTACCAGGCCTTCAAGAAGACAGAACAAGGCAAGAGTACCCAGCTGATTGACGGCCTCACGCCCGACCAACGCTTCTTTCTGTCTTATGCCACTATTTGGCGTAAGAAGGACCGAGACGAAGGCTTGCGCACGCAAGTGCTAACAGATTCCCACTCTCCCGCCCGCTTCCGGGTCGATGGGCCGCTCTCGAACCTGGAAGCCTTCTACACCGCTTTCAACATCAAAGAAGGCGACGCGTTGTGGCGCCCGGTCAGCGACCGGGTAGTTATCTGGTAA
- a CDS encoding metallophosphoesterase produces MRRPFLLGCLLLLWSGLTPALAQKKTQTPHPTRPNYNHGGETWESKTPPDSSHIRYSIFLIGDVGKPIKKTEGGEPSLNFLHQQIVKAGPKSTTIFLGDNVYEYGMPREGAYDRKESEERMIGQLETLRGYNGEKYMIPGNHDWKQGLTGGVDQVNREQQFVENYLTSDSAAFPFTGDFFIPRDACPGPFEVRLQDDILMIAINSQWFLQTNGERPYGGNSGCGVANETDFFTQLEDIIQRNQNRNIMVIAHHPIFSDGIHGGYFTLADHFFPLSIVYKYAFLPLPIIGSVYPFARKYGGVSQDIPHPQYQAYKKGLLEIFDKYPNIIYASGHEHNLQYFKVGSMHQIVSGSGCKTQHVRPNKSGDAIFSDKEKGWSRVNYYDNGEVWTEFWIPNDKGETGRLVFRTPLYAKTTQEVAQIQEVKNVKRPNFRDSTVTLAVNKEYDERGKFHRFLFGEHYRKEWATPIKFDVLDMATERGGLEPYKIGGGKQTASLKVRNEEGRNYTLRGLNKDPAAVLPEALREGAAKDILQDQISAQHPFGAFPVASLGTTAGILHTNPKPVYIPQDPLLGQYYERFSNTPAMIEEDAKDDQSNVASLGNAENLVGTDKVMERLIDDNDNRVNEKAFARSRLFDMWIGDWDRHEDQWRWAETKDKDGDRKFTAVPEDRDIAFFKGDGLLPYLASRKWAIRNFQNFGYDYADFKGLNLTALANDRVFLASVTKEDWVKIAEKMKADLTDAEIEKAFRSQWPKEIYDLHGPEIIAKLKSRRDLLPQLAADYYGTLNDIVEVKGSSKRERFDVERLDGDKTRVKVTKINKEGKLSKTLFDKTFDKETDEIRLYGFAGNDVYNVTGQSKGGAMLRIIGGTDRDSITDNSRVGGLGHKTQVYDADTGNVINAGKEVRLRLQPGIEVSQYDTHPRTDRKDYSLNYFGPALYFGYNIDDRLFFGGGVTYRTYAFRKAPFSTEQTLAANYSPSQQAYNVRYSGQFVDVISKFDLRINAQLYGPQLLYNFFGEGNNSRNELLGSDDRVRNRDINDTYRVRFSRFYVSPVLERDLFSFLKVGIGPQYDQFRVEREPIGSQIAAGLDANNNGVSGAGLGIRSSDFQLNRYLGGRAYLNIDAASSPKNPRIGLRWYNEIQQNYQMNAEQLNFGRITSEFRFYLSPNFPFQLTWAGRIGAARNWGDYRFYQANTLGQTTNLRGYRRTRYAGRSSVYANAEARLQLFSFNAYLVPGKFGILGLADAGRVYSEYDTRTGIDAFHTGFGGGVWVDVLKQAVINATYSVGEEKLVFVGFDFLF; encoded by the coding sequence ATGAGAAGACCTTTTCTGCTTGGCTGCTTACTACTTCTATGGAGTGGCCTTACTCCTGCCCTTGCCCAAAAGAAAACCCAGACGCCCCACCCCACGCGGCCTAACTACAACCACGGGGGCGAAACTTGGGAAAGCAAAACGCCGCCCGACAGCAGCCACATCCGCTATTCCATCTTTTTGATTGGCGACGTAGGCAAGCCCATCAAAAAAACTGAGGGCGGGGAGCCTTCCCTCAACTTCCTGCACCAGCAGATTGTAAAGGCGGGCCCCAAGAGCACCACTATCTTCCTGGGCGACAACGTGTACGAGTACGGCATGCCCCGCGAGGGCGCCTACGACCGCAAAGAGTCGGAGGAGCGCATGATTGGGCAGCTCGAAACCCTGCGCGGCTACAACGGCGAAAAGTACATGATTCCCGGCAACCACGACTGGAAGCAGGGCCTTACCGGCGGTGTGGACCAGGTAAACCGTGAGCAGCAGTTCGTGGAAAACTACCTGACCAGCGACTCGGCCGCCTTCCCCTTCACCGGCGACTTTTTTATCCCGCGCGACGCCTGCCCGGGCCCGTTTGAGGTGCGCCTGCAGGACGATATTCTGATGATTGCCATCAACTCGCAGTGGTTTCTGCAAACCAACGGCGAGCGGCCCTACGGCGGCAACAGCGGCTGCGGCGTGGCCAACGAAACCGACTTCTTCACCCAGCTCGAAGACATCATCCAGCGGAATCAGAACCGCAACATCATGGTCATTGCCCACCACCCGATTTTCTCGGATGGTATTCACGGCGGCTACTTCACCCTGGCCGACCATTTCTTCCCGCTTTCCATTGTTTATAAGTACGCCTTTCTGCCCTTGCCCATCATCGGCTCAGTGTACCCCTTTGCCCGCAAATACGGCGGAGTAAGCCAGGATATTCCCCACCCCCAGTACCAGGCCTATAAAAAGGGCCTGCTGGAAATTTTCGATAAGTACCCCAACATCATCTACGCCTCGGGCCACGAGCACAACCTGCAGTACTTCAAGGTGGGCTCCATGCACCAGATTGTAAGCGGCTCGGGCTGCAAAACCCAGCACGTACGGCCCAATAAAAGCGGGGACGCCATTTTCTCGGACAAGGAGAAAGGCTGGTCACGGGTAAACTACTACGACAACGGCGAGGTCTGGACCGAGTTCTGGATTCCCAACGACAAGGGCGAAACCGGCCGCCTGGTGTTCCGCACGCCGCTCTACGCCAAAACTACCCAGGAAGTAGCCCAGATTCAGGAAGTCAAGAATGTGAAGCGGCCCAACTTCCGAGACAGCACCGTGACCCTGGCCGTAAACAAGGAGTACGACGAGCGGGGCAAGTTTCACCGCTTCCTCTTCGGCGAGCATTACCGCAAGGAGTGGGCCACGCCGATAAAGTTTGACGTGCTCGACATGGCTACCGAGCGCGGCGGCCTGGAACCCTACAAGATTGGCGGCGGCAAGCAGACGGCCTCGCTGAAAGTGCGCAACGAGGAGGGCCGCAACTACACCCTGCGCGGCCTCAACAAAGACCCCGCCGCCGTGCTGCCCGAAGCCCTGCGCGAGGGCGCGGCCAAAGACATTCTGCAGGACCAGATTTCGGCCCAGCACCCGTTTGGCGCCTTCCCGGTGGCCTCATTGGGCACCACGGCCGGTATTCTGCACACCAACCCCAAGCCGGTTTATATCCCGCAGGACCCCTTGCTGGGCCAGTACTACGAGCGGTTTTCGAACACGCCGGCCATGATTGAGGAAGATGCCAAGGACGACCAAAGCAACGTGGCCTCCCTGGGCAACGCCGAAAACCTGGTGGGCACCGACAAGGTCATGGAGCGCCTCATCGACGACAACGACAACCGCGTCAACGAAAAAGCCTTTGCCCGCTCCCGCCTCTTCGATATGTGGATCGGCGACTGGGACCGGCACGAGGACCAGTGGCGCTGGGCCGAAACCAAGGACAAGGACGGGGACCGGAAATTCACGGCCGTGCCCGAAGACCGCGACATTGCCTTCTTCAAAGGCGACGGTTTGCTGCCCTACCTGGCCTCGCGCAAGTGGGCCATCCGCAACTTCCAGAACTTTGGCTACGACTACGCCGACTTCAAAGGCCTCAACCTGACGGCCCTGGCCAACGACCGGGTATTCCTGGCTTCGGTAACCAAGGAAGACTGGGTGAAAATTGCCGAGAAGATGAAGGCCGACCTGACCGACGCCGAAATTGAAAAGGCGTTCCGCTCGCAGTGGCCCAAGGAAATCTACGACCTGCACGGCCCCGAAATCATTGCCAAGCTCAAGAGCCGCCGTGACCTGCTGCCCCAGCTGGCCGCCGATTACTACGGCACGCTCAACGATATTGTGGAAGTGAAAGGCAGCTCCAAGCGGGAGCGGTTCGACGTGGAGCGCCTCGACGGCGACAAAACCCGCGTCAAAGTCACCAAGATCAACAAGGAAGGCAAGCTGAGCAAAACCTTGTTCGACAAGACCTTCGACAAGGAAACCGACGAAATCCGCCTCTACGGCTTCGCCGGCAACGACGTGTATAACGTAACCGGCCAATCGAAAGGCGGGGCGATGCTGCGCATCATTGGCGGCACCGACCGGGACTCGATTACCGACAACTCCCGGGTGGGCGGCCTGGGCCACAAAACCCAGGTGTACGACGCCGACACCGGCAACGTCATCAACGCGGGCAAGGAAGTGCGCCTGCGCCTGCAGCCCGGCATCGAGGTCAGCCAGTACGACACCCACCCGCGCACCGACCGGAAGGACTACAGCCTCAATTACTTCGGTCCGGCCCTGTACTTTGGCTACAACATCGACGACCGACTGTTTTTCGGGGGCGGCGTCACCTACCGTACCTACGCCTTCCGCAAGGCGCCCTTCTCGACCGAGCAAACGCTGGCGGCCAACTATTCGCCCTCCCAGCAGGCCTACAACGTGCGCTACAGTGGGCAGTTCGTGGATGTCATTAGCAAGTTTGACCTGCGCATTAACGCCCAGCTTTACGGTCCGCAGCTGCTCTACAACTTCTTCGGGGAAGGCAACAACTCCCGCAACGAGCTGCTGGGCTCCGACGACCGGGTCCGCAACCGCGACATCAACGACACCTACCGGGTGCGCTTCTCCCGCTTCTACGTAAGCCCGGTGCTGGAGCGTGACCTGTTCAGCTTCCTCAAAGTGGGCATCGGGCCGCAGTACGACCAGTTTCGGGTGGAGCGGGAGCCCATTGGCAGCCAGATTGCCGCCGGCCTCGATGCCAACAACAACGGCGTGAGCGGCGCGGGCCTGGGCATCCGCTCGTCCGACTTCCAGCTCAACCGCTACCTCGGCGGCCGGGCTTACCTGAACATCGACGCGGCCAGCTCGCCCAAAAACCCCCGGATTGGTCTGCGCTGGTACAACGAGATTCAGCAGAACTACCAGATGAACGCCGAGCAGCTCAACTTCGGCCGCATCACCTCCGAGTTCCGCTTCTATCTGAGCCCCAACTTCCCATTCCAGCTCACCTGGGCCGGCCGCATCGGGGCCGCCCGCAACTGGGGCGACTACCGCTTCTACCAGGCCAATACTCTGGGCCAGACCACCAACCTGCGCGGCTACCGCCGCACGCGCTACGCCGGCCGCTCGTCGGTGTACGCCAACGCCGAAGCCCGCCTGCAGCTCTTTAGCTTCAACGCCTACCTGGTGCCCGGCAAGTTCGGTATCCTGGGCCTGGCCGACGCGGGCCGCGTGTATTCCGAGTATGACACCCGCACCGGCATCGACGCCTTCCACACCGGTTTCGGCGGCGGGGTGTGGGTAGACGTGCTCAAGCAGGCCGTTATCAACGCCACATATTCGGTAGGGGAGGAAAAGCTGGTCTTCGTCGGCTTCGACTTCCTGTTCTAG